One Aspergillus oryzae RIB40 DNA, chromosome 2 genomic window carries:
- a CDS encoding M protein repeat protein (predicted protein) → MASTEEPVPVAAPVEVDSENAPPATPIESTVMSGSEGPLTSPDVSKDKENTKASPVKSRPTSTTATKPTGTTTKRPSSMSGPPKTTSTTRASVNGSTLSKPPTRPATTSTVRKPLSSSTTASHRSRASISSSADEKSRGAVSSSDEKRGISGTAKRMSLVGTPTTRAPRPSSIHDRRSSIASTTTAEKRSSVSSVSRTSTASARTATKPTTTSTARPSSSSTSATRTVTRPSTATRPTSTATKRLSTVTKTSEEDAEKLNALQSKLSESETTVTGLKAELDAVNEKLAQLSVSQTEDSSKDQEEALKALREQHAAELERLAADHAEKLQALRVQLEEAEATRKELEEKSLKDLDEAAKSASAQGDDQTAAALEELKASHQAQLEALEKELAEQKASTAAYAEQIESLKAELESQKANLETVTKGLQEEKALALDRLERELNGRDQVIANLNIEMDKLNQAKEQGVRAAEESAKQAVSTLEEQVASLTAKLAEAESAAKGNEETPEVVTEKVQEIAELKEAMKKMEAEFLEARESAANARDEKIKELEAAHEAAVAKLKAEHDEALASASTSHAQELAVAKEAAESAGTTHSQQLQELRDALEAAEAAAKKGREEAASELSAAHQAELQALQQKLEAAEQALSEARQAAEEGANSAHAVAVQEIDELKEKVGALESQLSTEQDAIKSLHDEVHSKRQEAEALKQSLLEFESKTKAKDAEQESQLRALEEKAAAAEKALEEHLKEASANADKHSQALEKTAVAEKALEEHLKEAAATADKHSQALEELKAQHAAELEKAKADAAGSHGEALNEVQAKLDALASTNRELETSHAQKIETLEAELKATLERHAGELASHTDAHEKELADIQKEYSETKAQLHAELEALRESKAAETEAEHSKAIEELLTVHEEKLSSVRADLESSNKAKVEELQKSHEAALAEVHEQLSHAQAAAQDSSVLDALKATIADMEKKLSAAEQSVTESKEIASKQGAELSRIEAEKNEWEQKHQAVSSRAKELEELVAASASSKSEAETVQQQLSASLEELSQVRSKQEAIHIELDELRTQNRAMEEKLMQGERDLNDQIDKNMSLLNQLGEVDSAISSSRKRIRELEAEVAALKAEGKGAGLESSRWAAEGEKAPGGGNAGPAATEGEDLGSSIEGTIASIQEQLKHIRTANDDWYDEHQR, encoded by the exons ATGGCTTCTACTGAGGAACCTGTCCCGGTTGCCGCGCCCGTCGAGGTTGACTCCGAAAATGCACCCCCCGCGACCCCAATTGAGTCGACCGTCATGTCCGGTAGCGAGGGACCGCTGACCAGCCCGGACGTCTCCAAGGACAAAGAGAATACCAAGGCCTCGCCGGTCAAGAGCCGCCCAACATCGACTACCGCCACCAAGCCGACGGGGACAACTACAAAACGGCCCAGCTCCATGTCCGGCCCCCCGAAGACCACGTCTACCACGCGTGCGTCGGTGAATGGCAGCACCTTGAGCAAGCCTCCTACCCGCCCGGCTACTACATCAACCGTTCGGAAGCCCCTGAGCTCGTCCACAACGGCCTCGCACCGATCTCGTGCCTCGATCAGTAGCTCCGCCGATGAGAAATCCCGAGGCGCTGTGAGCTCTTCCGatgagaagagggggatCTCTGGTACGGCGAAGCGGATGTCTCTAGTCGGGACCCCGACCACCCGGGCCCCCAGGCCGAGCTCCATTCATGATCGGCGGTCGAGCATTGCAAGCACCACCACTGCCGAGAAGAGGAGCTCTGTGTCCTCAGTATCGCGTACCAGCACCGCTTCGGCGAGGACCGCGACGAAGCCTACGACTACGTCGACTGCTCGCCCTTCGAGTTCCTCGACGAGTGCTACGCGGACCGTCACTCGGCCCTCGACGGCGACCCGGCCCACATCGACTGCTACCAAGAGGTTGAGCACAGTGACCAAGACCTCGGAAGAGGATGCGGAAAAATTGAATGCTCTTCAGAGTAAGCTGTCCGAAAGTGAGACGACCGTGACAGGCTTGAAAGCGGAGCTAGATGCCGTGAATGAGAAGCTGGCCCAGCTGTCAGTGTCTCAGACGGAGGACAGCTCCAAGGACCAGGAAGAGGCCCTCAAGGCCCTTCGAGAACAGCACGCAGCCGAGCTCGAACGACTGGCCGCAGACCATGCGGAGAAATTGCAAGCCTTGCGGGTCCAgctggaagaggccgaggcGACGCGGAAAGAGTTGGAAGAGAAGTCTCTAAaggatctggatgaagccGCCAAATCCGCCTCTGCCCAGGGAGACGACCAGACTGCTGCAGCcttggaggagctgaaggcgTCCCATCAAGCGCAACTGGAGGCCCTGGAGAAGGAACTCGCGGAACAGAAAGCCTCTACCGCTGCATATGCCGAGCAGATCGAATCTCTGAAGGCGGAATTGGAATCGCAGAAAGCCAACCTGGAAACGGTCACCAAAGGATTacaggaggagaaggcctTGGCCCTGGATAGGCTCGAACGGGAACTGAACGGCCGTGATCAAGTGATCGCCAATCTGAACATCGAGATGGATAAGTTAAATCAAGCCAAGGAGCAAGGAGTTCGCGCGGCGGAGGAGTCTGCCAAACAGGCGGTTTCCACCCTCGAGGAACAGGTTGCTTCTCTGACCGCCAAGCTGGCCGAGGCAGAGTCAGCTGCGAAGGGTAATGAGGAGACACCTGAAGTTGTCACTGAAAAGGTCCAGGAAATCGCAGAGCTGAAGGAggctatgaagaagatggaggccGAATTCCTGGAGGCACGCGAGTCCGCCGCGAATGCGCgggatgagaagatcaaggaaTTGGAAGCGGCTCATGAGGCTGCTGTCGCGAAGCTCAAGGCGGAGCATGATGAAGCCCTGGCCTCCGCATCCACGAGCCATGCCCAGGAACTCGCGGTTGCCAAGGAAGCCGCCGAATCGGCCGGTACCACTCATTCCCAACAGCTCCAGGAACTCCGGGATGCACTGGAGGCCGCCGAAGCCGCGGCAAAGAAGGGTCGGGAAGAGGCTGCCAGCGAATTGTCTGCCGCTCACCAGGCCGAGCTGCAAGCCCTCCAGCAAAAACTGGAAGCGGCAGAACAGGCTCTCAGCGAAGCACGACAAGCCGCGGAGGAGGGTGCCAACTCGGCCCATGCGGTTGCGGTCCAAGAAATTGATGAactgaaagagaaggttgGCGCGTTAGAGTCCCAGTTATCGACCGAACAGGACGCAATCAAATCTCTCCATGATGAGGTTCACAGCAAACGGCAAGAGGCCGAGGCGCTGAAGCAAAGCCTCCTTGAATTCGAGAGTAAGACCAAGGCTAAGGATGCCGAGCAGGAAAGCCAGCTGAGAGCGCTcgaggagaaggccgccGCAGCTGAGAAAGCCCTTGAGGAGCACCTGAAGGAAGCTTCTGCCAATGCCGACAAGCACTCCCAGGCTCTTGAGAAGACCGCTGTGGCCGAGAAGGCACTGGAGGAGCACCTTAAGGAGGCGGCTGCTACTGCCGACAAGCACTCCCAGGCCCTCGAAGAGTTGAAGGCGCAACACGCTGCCgagctggagaaggccaaggccgaCGCCGCTGGATCCCATGGCGAGGCTCTTAACGAAGTCCAGGCCAAGCTCGATGCACTAGCATCTACCAACCGCGAGCTGGAGACTAGCCACGCGCAGAAAATCGAGACTCTTGAGGCGGAGCTCAAGGCCACCCTTGAACGCCATGCCGGCGAGCTTGCCTCCCACACCGATGCTCATGAAAAGGAACTGGCtgatatccagaaggagtACAGTGAGACCAAGGCTCAGTTGCATGCCGAGCTGGAAGCTCTTCGGGAGTCCAAGGCTGCCGAGACTGAGGCCGAGCACAGTAAGGCAATTGAAGAACTCCTTACTGTCCACGAAGAGAAGCTCTCTAGCGTCCGAGCTGATCTGGAATCCTCCAACAAGGCTAAGGTTGAGGAGCTTCAGAAGTCACACGAGGCGGCTCTCGCGGAAGTTCATGAGCAGCTTTCTCACGCGCAGGCAGCTGCCCAGGATAGCTCTGTCTTGGACGCCTTGAAGGCCACCATTGCGGacatggagaagaagctgtcTGCTGCTGAGCAATCCGTTACGGAATCGAAGGAGATCGCCAGCAAGCAGGGTGCTGAGCTTTCCAGGAtcgaggccgagaagaatGAGTGGGAGCAGAAGCACCAGGCCGTGAGCAGCCGGGCGAAGGAGCTCGAAGAGTTGGTGGCGGCTTCTGCCAGCTCCAAGTCGGAAGCCGAGACGGTACAGCAGCAGCTGTCTGCGTCCCTGGAGGAGCTGTCGCAGGTCAGAAGCAAGCAGGAAGCCATCCACATTGAACTCGACGAGCTGAGGACGCAGAACCGggcgatggaggagaagctcaTGCAGGGCGAGAGGGACCTGAACGATCAGATTGACAAGAACATGTCGCTGCTCAACCAGTTGGGCGAGGTCGATTCGGCGATCTCGAGCAGCCGCAAGCGCATTCGTGAGCTCGAGGCTGAAGTGGCGGCCCTGAAGGCCGAGGGCAAGGGCGCAGGCCTTGAGAGTAGCCGGTGGGCGGCCGAAGGCGAGAAGGCCcctggtggaggaaacgCCGGTCCGGCCGCAACGGAAGGTGAGGACCTTGGTTCATCCATTGAGGGAACG ATAGCAAGCATTCAGGAACAGCTTAAGCACATCCGCACGGCCAACGATGACTGGTATGACGAGCACCAACGGTAG
- a CDS encoding mitochondrial intermediate peptidase (metalloendopeptidase family - mitochondrial intermediate peptidase) — protein sequence MAGHMLMPLRRRPWTCRACLQRLQQPRRSLETAASPSSQSDVYDYAPTNHSTQKKSNDETLRRVFDSQPFWREFSQRSATQSKPTGLVQNQYLTNPDGFRAFANVSLQRCQAIVAKVLAASTLEEYRDMARDLDRLSDLLCRVIDLSDFIRVIHPDPRVQEAATQAYALMFEYMNVLNTTTGLNDQLKKAASNPDVTSYWSEEEKIVAQILIKDFSNSAIHMPPNERQRFVNLSNDISQLGSNFVNSAEPAKSQVVVGANSLRGLDPILVQQIRRWNRTASVPTTGMIPRLALRSVHDEGVRREVYLATRTSSSRQLHRLEELLSKRAELAQLSGHASFGHMTLSDKMAKSPEAVSNFLTALVGSNREYVQEELSKLQAMKGGSPLQPWDHAYYVHQRVLQYSQSRRSRELSAVPEFFSLGTVMQGLSRLFDRLYGVRLVPQETAAGETWNPDVRRLDVVDEAERHIAVIYCDLFSRPNKHPNPAHFTLRCAREISSEEVAECATMDHSAHPNDGMATAVDPQSKTLRQLPTIALVCDFAEPPATGAGRPSLLSEHSVRTLFHEMGHALHSILGQTRLQSISGTRCATDFAELPSVLMERFATEPAVLSMYARHWQTDQPLSESMMLSMEKDRLAHGSIYGAVENEAQILMALVDQAYHSIPADKAGQIDSTAIYHQVSSAHSTLPDPTDSRPPTSWQGFFGHLYGYGATYYSYIFDRAIANKIWEDVFQAGKAAVDREAGERYKNEVLRWGGGRNGWDCVAGVLGSANAANANGRLAEGGDEAMREVGRWGLGRDGVSG from the coding sequence ATGGCAGGACACATGCTGATGCCGCTCCGGCGTCGGCCATGGACCTGTCGAGCATGTCTGCAGCGACTGCAGCAGCCTCGTCGATCCTTGGAAACAGCCGCGTCGCCCTCCTCCCAGTCGGATGTATACGATTACGCCCCCACGAACCATTCCACCCAGAAGAAGTCTAATGACGAAACCCTTCGACGAGTGTTCGATTCGCAACCGTTTTGGAGAGAGTTTTCGCAGCGGAGCGCCACCCAATCCAAGCCCACCGGATTGGTTCAGAACCAATACTTGACCAACCCCGATGGTTTTCGCGCCTTTGCCAATGTATCCTTGCAGAGATGTCAAGCGATTGTTGCCAAAGTCCTCGCCGCATCCACGTTGGAGGAATACCGGGACATGGCTCGGGATCTTGACCGGCTGAGTGATCTGCTCTGCCGAGTGATCGACCTGTCAGATTTTATCAGAGTCATTCACCCTGACCCGCGCGTGCAGGAGGCGGCTACGCAGGCGTACGCGCTAATGTTCGAGTACATGAATGTTCTGAATACTACCACCGGGCTCAACGATCAGCTGAAAAAGGCTGCCAGCAATCCGGATGTGACTTCGTACTggtcggaggaggagaaaattGTGGCGCAGATTCTGATTAAGGATTTCTCCAATTCCGCTATTCACATGCCACCAAATGAAAGACAACGATTCGTGAACCTATCGAACGACATCAGTCAGCTAGGGTCAAACTTTGTTAATAGCGCCGAGCCTGCCAAATCGCAAGTGGTGGTAGGCGCCAATAGTCTGCGGGGCCTGGACCCCATTCTCGTCCAGCAGATCAGACGATGGAATCGTACCGCGTCGGTTCCGACGACGGGTATGATCCCACGGCTAGCGTTACGGTCGGTTCACGACGAGGGCGTCCGCAGAGAAGTTTATCTGGCGACCCGAACATCCAGCTCGCGCCAGCTCCACCGATTGGAAGAACTGCTCAGCAAACGGGCGGAACTCGCCCAGCTGTCGGGCCACGCCAGCTTCGGCCACATGACGCTCAGTGATAAAATGGCGAAAAGCCCTGAGGCCGTTTCCAACTTTCTGACGGCGTTGGTGGGCAGCAACCGCGAGTATGTCCAGGAAGAACTGTCCAAATTACAGGCGATGAAAGGAGGGTCTCCATTGCAGCCGTGGGACCATGCCTACTATGTTCATCAACGCGTTCTGCAATATTCGCAGTCCCGGCGATCGCGTGAGTTGAGTGCTGTACCCGAGTTCTTCTCTCTGGGTACGGTGATGCAAGGGTTATCGCGGTTATTTGACCGCCTTTATGGTGTCCGCCTCGTGCCACAGGAGACAGCTGCAGGTGAGACGTGGAACCCAGACGTGCGTCGATTGGATGTTGTCGACGAAGCCGAGAGACATATTGCAGTGATCTACTGTGACCTGTTCTCTCGGCCTAACAAACATCCCAACCCTGCCCATTTCACCCTGCGATGCGCTCGGGAGATCTCCTCCGAAGAAGTGGCGGAGTGTGCCACGATGGATCATTCGGCACACCCCAACGATGGGATGGCCACGGCGGTTGATCCGCAATCGAAGACCCTCCGACAGCTGCCGACGATCGCATTGGTGTGTGACTTCGCGGAGCCGCCAGCGACCGGCGCGGGGCGCCCGTCGTTGCTCAGCGAACACAGTGTGCGCACGCTGTTCCACGAAATGGGTCATGCGCTGCATTCCATTTTGGGACAGACTCGGTTGCAGTCCATTTCCGGGACGCGGTGCGCAACCGATTTCGCCGAATTACCGTCGGTCCTGATGGAGCGGTTTGCTACCGAGCCCGCGGTGCTCTCCATGTACGCCCGCCACTGGCAGACCGACCAACCGCTGTCGGAGAGTATGATGTTGAGCATGGAGAAAGATCGGCTGGCCCACGGTTCGATCTACGGTGCCGTGGAGAACGAGGCCCAGATCCTCATGGCGCTGGTGGACCAAGCATACCACTCCATCCCGGCGGACAAAGCCGGTCAGATCGACAGCACGGCGATCTACCACCAGGTCTCGTCAGCCCACTCGACGCTGCCCGATCCGACGGACAGCCGGCCCCCCACATCGTGGCAAGGGTTCTTCGGCCATCTGTACGGCTACGGCGCGACGTACTATAGTTATATCTTCGATCGGGCGATCGCCAACAAGATCTGGGAGGACGTCTTCCAGGCCGGCAAGGCGGCGGTGGACCGCGAGGCGGGCGAGCGATACAAGAACGAAGTGCTGCGCTGGGGCGGTGGACGCAACGGGTGGGACTGCGTGGCCGGGGTGTTGGGAAGCGCGAACGCAGCCAACGCAAACGGACGACTGGCGGAAGGCGGCGACGAAGCCATGCGCGAAGTCGGTCGATGGGGGTTGGGCCGGGATGGCGTCTCGGGCTAA